The proteins below come from a single Verrucomicrobiia bacterium genomic window:
- a CDS encoding CotH kinase family protein has product MLAGSGVGLVVGLGVTGYLLWQRPGVRTWVMERSLEGQLRSLQEPGTGGGPAYEGPVWEARGLASGEALYDPMRIWEGHLRFTAEQWEGLGPVRIPSMPDWLGPDGTPRLRNPHAARPGVAGVFGFDLPWSRGDFEFGGVVFTNVGARFKGNGTFLAGLRSYRRPFKLDLNRHVRGQRLAGRSTLNLHNLEADRSFLSDTLGYEFFRDAGVPAPRTTFLRLYLGIEGRWERELLGLYLMVENPDAAWLRSAFGVDGVALYKPVTPELFDDLGDDWAAYAAVYDPKTKPDEGQQRRLMELCRWATRAEGAAFEEGLEGFFDLDALARFFAALCLTASYDSVLDNGQNMLFWHDPRTDRFGFSPWDLDHSWGEFPFVGTAEQRERASLFHPWVGRKRFLERLFASEIFLRRYRAELERMLGTQFVPERLDARLDELAALIRPAVAEQSGRRLGQFERAVGEPDYSGPRDRHVHDERRRAVHQLKRFFAARAEEARAQLEGRSAGVILGR; this is encoded by the coding sequence GTGCTGGCGGGAAGCGGGGTGGGGCTGGTGGTGGGGTTGGGGGTGACGGGGTATCTGCTGTGGCAGCGGCCCGGGGTGCGGACCTGGGTGATGGAGCGGTCCCTGGAGGGGCAGTTGCGCAGCCTGCAGGAGCCGGGGACGGGCGGCGGGCCGGCGTACGAGGGGCCGGTGTGGGAGGCGCGGGGACTGGCGTCGGGGGAGGCATTGTACGACCCGATGCGGATCTGGGAGGGGCACCTGCGGTTCACGGCGGAACAGTGGGAGGGGCTGGGTCCGGTGCGGATTCCGTCGATGCCGGACTGGCTGGGGCCGGACGGCACGCCACGATTGCGCAATCCGCATGCGGCCCGGCCCGGGGTGGCCGGCGTGTTCGGGTTCGATCTGCCGTGGTCGCGGGGCGACTTCGAGTTCGGGGGGGTGGTGTTCACGAATGTCGGGGCGCGATTCAAGGGGAACGGGACGTTCCTGGCCGGGCTGCGGAGTTATCGACGTCCGTTCAAGCTCGACCTGAACCGGCATGTCCGGGGTCAGAGGCTGGCGGGACGTTCCACGCTGAACCTGCACAATCTCGAGGCGGACCGGTCGTTCTTGAGCGACACGCTGGGGTACGAGTTTTTCCGGGACGCGGGGGTGCCGGCGCCACGGACCACCTTTCTCCGCCTGTATCTGGGGATTGAAGGGCGGTGGGAGCGGGAACTGCTGGGATTGTACCTGATGGTCGAGAATCCCGATGCGGCCTGGTTGCGTTCGGCGTTCGGGGTGGATGGCGTGGCCCTGTACAAGCCGGTCACGCCGGAACTGTTCGATGACTTGGGGGACGACTGGGCGGCGTATGCGGCGGTCTATGATCCCAAGACGAAACCGGACGAGGGGCAGCAGCGGCGTTTGATGGAATTGTGCCGCTGGGCGACCCGTGCGGAAGGCGCGGCGTTTGAGGAGGGGTTGGAGGGGTTTTTCGACCTGGATGCCCTGGCCCGGTTCTTCGCCGCGCTCTGCCTGACCGCCAGCTACGACAGCGTGCTGGACAACGGACAGAACATGTTGTTCTGGCACGATCCGCGGACCGACCGGTTCGGGTTCAGTCCATGGGATCTGGATCATTCGTGGGGCGAGTTCCCGTTTGTGGGCACGGCGGAGCAGCGGGAACGGGCGAGTCTCTTTCACCCGTGGGTGGGGCGGAAACGGTTTCTCGAGCGGTTGTTCGCGTCGGAGATTTTTCTGCGGCGGTACCGGGCGGAACTGGAGCGGATGCTCGGGACGCAGTTCGTGCCGGAACGGCTGGATGCGCGGCTGGACGAGCTGGCGGCGCTGATTCGTCCGGCGGTGGCCGAGCAGTCCGGCCGGCGGCTGGGGCAGTTCGAGCGTGCGGTGGGCGAGCCGGATTATTCGGGGCCGAGGGACCGGCACGTGCATGACGAGCGGCGGCGGGCGGTTCACCAGCTCAAGCGGTTCTTCGCGGCGCGCGCGGAGGAAGCGCGGGCGCAACTGGAGGGGAGATCGGCCGGGGTCATCCTCGGGCGCTGA
- a CDS encoding type II secretion system protein: MTQPRVASCGERCDAFTLVELMVVVAIVLVLFGLTLPAIQSAQQRAGGIACLNNLKQLQVGWQLYADDHSGSLALNWSNNEGGTWRSTKNSWCGPSSAPRDQDEKNLQEGVLYSYCSTPQIFVCPSDNSPVLDSGKRRSRSYSVNSTFAGNYSFRAHPHPRFETLRKIEEAGGQAATLFVFVDEHEMSIDDGHFLVWPRPETTRPNTPAARHNRAGTFSFADGHCETRRWLGSMRAVKAGGMPLVGKQLKDLHWLQDHAHIR, encoded by the coding sequence ATGACGCAACCAAGAGTCGCCAGTTGTGGCGAACGGTGCGATGCATTTACGCTCGTCGAGCTGATGGTAGTGGTTGCGATTGTCCTAGTTCTCTTCGGTTTGACCCTACCCGCGATTCAGAGCGCTCAACAGCGCGCAGGCGGCATCGCCTGCCTCAACAATTTGAAGCAACTCCAGGTGGGATGGCAGCTCTATGCAGATGATCACAGCGGATCTCTGGCTCTGAATTGGTCAAACAACGAGGGTGGCACCTGGCGAAGCACCAAGAACTCTTGGTGCGGTCCGAGTAGCGCCCCACGTGACCAGGACGAAAAGAACCTTCAAGAGGGAGTCCTGTACTCCTACTGTTCAACGCCACAGATTTTCGTTTGTCCCTCAGACAATTCTCCAGTCCTCGATTCGGGCAAACGCCGCTCCCGAAGCTATTCTGTCAATAGCACATTTGCTGGAAATTACTCATTTCGAGCGCATCCCCACCCTCGATTTGAGACCCTTCGAAAGATCGAGGAGGCGGGCGGTCAGGCTGCGACGCTCTTTGTCTTCGTGGACGAACATGAGATGTCGATCGATGACGGACACTTCCTTGTTTGGCCGCGTCCTGAAACCACTCGCCCCAATACACCTGCCGCTCGTCATAACCGCGCCGGCACATTTTCCTTCGCCGACGGACACTGCGAAACCCGCCGCTGGCTAGGTAGCATGCGCGCGGTCAAGGCAGGCGGAATGCCTCTCGTCGGCAAGCAATTGAAGGACCTCCACTGGCTCCAGGACCATGCACACATCAGGTGA
- a CDS encoding DEAD/DEAH box helicase — MPRGRKNTGTPVIRSSAAAARYDAHHNVLGRAYGALADLRRELSDSKSAVAERTEILNQFAACADRQRAWLLLEDYFEKLSLARRDFPGDDWWTRLMAAQGKARLEETAHLFLRANRALPNELLSHANFERFAQQQQAERDQQMVGDLERWLFPPAPDHLDSPRAGLRVLCEARRGENGDGLSRLAITFNVVRSRTGQKERTLQEVIELTLRATQEQELFPPEDWELIRWLAENYRQRDPMPEPLLIEGVELLRWLLRWGRLERMLAVAEPHAPLRFRGQLARFIYRLDNGDRELSLAHSLATPGGAFPLEEAHFFSGELPLVLVGGEFHLVENPPANRLLSGLLEKPVLPIRKLSHRLLTQLRRAHSKEDNRWDSLCTTHAAQPQFVFELSEEVVRLRLMAISERDQSPWQWNGHEWVYAGPGTRKGEKPDLMDDARLDDAIAWLRRLDWFTPEPGVWVGDANENFLGTLSLVWSSKPAGAEFLGNPAFQRLFLQPRKLKPKLLVRGSGIDWLSVSAEWEQEGMRLSPADLQRLASATSRYVKLPDAGWVELDTEAVTQAHETMAELGVDGLVPIAQKVDMVQAKSLEDGALQKFGDSPEARALRQRLSQFKGVPEVELPEGLDAEMRPYQKEGFDFLCHLHNVRLGGILADDMGLGKTLQTLAWLLWLKLKHGKRSKPVLVICPASVLHNWRREAEKFTPAMRVLVMESGYMRHQLRKQIPNFDIVVTNYALLRRDLEELQKFDFQALVLDEAQFIKNPGAQVTQCVKQLKAQTRLALTGTPLENRLLDLWSIVDFIQPNYLGTQVDFNETYEAPREDPAGQRINRRRLSAKLRPLMLRRLKQQVAKDLPDRIEERRDCELGEEQRKMYLAELRRSRDQVMQALQTKGLAQSRMHVLAALTRLRQICCHPQLVGSNTASGKTETLFELLEPLLEKGEKVLVFSQFVEMLKLIEKECGTREIATHILTGNTKDRQEVVTAFQEEKRACVFLLSLRAAGTGLNLTTASYVILYDPWWNPAVEAQAIDRSHRIGQTRTVNAYRLISPGTVEEKIWDLQQKKAQTISDVLGEEGFAKNLSSTDLEYLFSED, encoded by the coding sequence ATGCCCAGAGGTCGCAAGAACACCGGGACTCCCGTCATTCGCTCGTCAGCCGCCGCGGCGCGGTACGACGCCCACCACAACGTGCTTGGGCGCGCCTATGGCGCGCTGGCGGATCTGCGACGGGAGCTGTCCGATTCGAAGAGCGCCGTGGCGGAGCGGACGGAGATTCTGAACCAGTTTGCGGCCTGCGCGGACCGGCAGCGGGCGTGGCTGTTGTTGGAGGATTATTTCGAGAAGTTGTCCTTGGCGCGCCGGGATTTCCCGGGGGACGACTGGTGGACCCGGTTGATGGCGGCGCAGGGGAAGGCGCGGCTGGAGGAGACGGCGCATTTATTTTTGCGGGCGAACCGGGCGCTGCCGAACGAGCTGTTGAGCCATGCGAACTTCGAGCGGTTTGCGCAGCAGCAGCAGGCGGAGCGGGACCAGCAGATGGTGGGGGATCTGGAGCGATGGTTGTTTCCTCCGGCGCCGGACCATCTGGATTCGCCGCGGGCGGGGCTGCGGGTGTTGTGCGAGGCGCGGCGTGGGGAGAACGGGGACGGGCTGAGCCGGCTGGCGATCACGTTCAATGTGGTGCGGAGCCGGACGGGGCAGAAGGAGCGGACGTTGCAGGAGGTGATCGAGCTGACCTTGCGGGCGACGCAGGAGCAGGAGTTGTTTCCGCCGGAGGACTGGGAACTGATCCGCTGGCTGGCGGAGAACTACCGTCAGCGGGACCCGATGCCGGAGCCGCTGCTGATCGAGGGGGTGGAGTTGCTGCGGTGGCTGTTGAGGTGGGGGCGGCTGGAGCGGATGCTGGCGGTGGCGGAGCCGCATGCGCCGCTGCGGTTCCGGGGCCAGCTGGCGCGGTTCATTTACCGGTTGGACAATGGGGACCGGGAGTTGAGCCTGGCGCATTCGCTGGCCACGCCTGGGGGGGCGTTTCCGCTGGAGGAGGCGCATTTCTTTTCGGGGGAGCTGCCGCTGGTGCTGGTGGGCGGGGAGTTCCACCTGGTGGAGAATCCGCCGGCGAACCGGTTGTTGAGCGGGCTGCTCGAGAAGCCCGTGCTGCCGATTCGCAAGCTGAGCCACCGGCTGCTGACCCAGCTTCGGCGGGCGCATTCCAAGGAGGACAACCGTTGGGACAGCCTGTGCACGACGCACGCGGCGCAGCCGCAGTTCGTGTTCGAGCTGAGCGAGGAGGTGGTGCGGTTGCGGCTGATGGCGATCAGCGAGCGGGACCAGTCGCCCTGGCAATGGAACGGGCACGAGTGGGTCTATGCGGGGCCGGGGACGCGCAAGGGGGAGAAGCCGGACCTGATGGACGACGCGCGGTTGGACGACGCGATCGCGTGGCTGCGCCGGCTCGACTGGTTCACGCCGGAGCCCGGGGTGTGGGTGGGGGATGCGAACGAGAACTTTCTGGGGACGCTGTCGCTGGTGTGGTCGAGCAAGCCGGCGGGGGCGGAGTTTCTGGGGAACCCGGCCTTCCAGCGGTTGTTCCTGCAACCGCGCAAGCTGAAGCCGAAGCTGCTGGTGCGGGGGAGCGGGATCGACTGGCTGTCGGTGTCGGCGGAGTGGGAGCAGGAGGGGATGCGGCTGTCCCCGGCGGATCTGCAGCGGCTGGCCTCGGCAACGAGCCGGTACGTGAAGCTGCCGGACGCGGGATGGGTGGAACTGGACACGGAGGCGGTGACGCAGGCGCACGAGACCATGGCGGAGCTGGGCGTGGACGGGTTGGTGCCGATTGCGCAGAAGGTGGACATGGTGCAGGCGAAGTCGCTGGAGGACGGGGCGCTGCAGAAGTTCGGGGATTCGCCGGAGGCACGGGCGCTGCGACAGCGGTTGAGCCAGTTCAAGGGGGTGCCCGAGGTGGAGCTTCCGGAAGGGCTGGATGCCGAGATGCGCCCGTACCAGAAGGAGGGCTTCGATTTTCTCTGTCATCTGCACAACGTCCGGCTGGGCGGGATTCTTGCCGACGACATGGGGTTGGGGAAGACGCTCCAGACCCTGGCGTGGCTGCTGTGGCTCAAGCTGAAGCACGGGAAACGTTCGAAGCCGGTGCTGGTGATTTGTCCGGCGTCGGTGCTGCACAACTGGCGGCGGGAAGCCGAGAAGTTCACGCCGGCGATGCGGGTGCTGGTGATGGAGAGCGGGTACATGCGCCATCAGTTGCGGAAGCAGATTCCGAACTTCGACATCGTGGTGACCAACTACGCGTTGTTGCGGCGGGACCTGGAGGAGCTGCAGAAGTTCGATTTCCAGGCGCTGGTGCTGGACGAGGCGCAGTTCATCAAGAACCCGGGCGCCCAGGTGACGCAGTGCGTGAAGCAGTTGAAGGCGCAGACGCGGCTGGCCCTGACCGGCACGCCGCTGGAGAACCGGCTGCTCGACCTGTGGAGCATCGTGGACTTCATCCAGCCGAACTACCTCGGCACCCAGGTGGACTTCAACGAGACCTACGAAGCGCCGCGGGAAGACCCGGCGGGCCAGCGGATCAACCGGCGGCGTCTGTCGGCGAAGCTGCGTCCGCTGATGCTGCGCCGTCTCAAGCAGCAGGTGGCCAAGGACCTCCCCGACCGGATCGAGGAACGGCGCGACTGCGAACTGGGCGAGGAGCAGCGGAAGATGTACCTGGCGGAGCTGCGGCGGAGCCGGGACCAGGTGATGCAGGCGTTGCAGACCAAGGGGCTGGCCCAGAGCCGCATGCATGTGCTGGCGGCGCTGACCCGGCTGCGGCAGATCTGCTGCCATCCGCAACTGGTCGGGAGCAACACCGCTTCGGGCAAGACGGAGACCCTGTTCGAGCTGCTCGAGCCCTTGCTGGAGAAGGGGGAGAAGGTCCTCGTGTTCTCGCAGTTCGTCGAGATGCTGAAGCTGATCGAGAAGGAGTGCGGCACGCGCGAGATCGCCACGCACATCCTCACGGGCAACACCAAGGACCGCCAGGAGGTGGTGACCGCCTTCCAGGAGGAGAAGCGGGCCTGCGTGTTCCTGCTGTCGCTGCGGGCGGCGGGCACGGGTTTGAACCTCACCACCGCCAGCTACGTGATCCTGTACGATCCGTGGTGGAACCCGGCGGTCGAAGCCCAGGCCATCGACCGGTCGCACCGGATCGGCCAGACGCGGACGGTCAACGCGTACCGGCTGATCAGCCCGGGGACGGTCGAGGAGAAGATCTGGGATCTGCAGCAGAAGAAGGCGCAGACCATCAGCGACGTGCTGGGCGAGGAAGGCTTCGCCAAGAATCTGTCGAGCACCGATCTCGAGTACCTGTTCTCGGAGGACTGA
- the lspA gene encoding signal peptidase II, which translates to MKRSPERRIVSIAAALFALDQLTKWIVVHRLPLGREVEVIPGFFRWVHWGNTGAAWSLFHDNNHLLAAVSALALVVLFIARHYFEAHTRPGQVALGLILGGIAGNLLDRIVHRHVVDFIYFHLHRRDGVELGFPAFNIADTAICTGVGIVFLLSWRSHPDSHQPPNATAPPPSHPAP; encoded by the coding sequence ATGAAGCGCTCCCCGGAACGGCGCATCGTCTCGATCGCCGCAGCCCTCTTCGCCCTCGATCAACTCACCAAGTGGATCGTCGTCCATCGACTCCCCCTCGGCCGCGAGGTCGAGGTCATCCCCGGCTTCTTCCGCTGGGTCCACTGGGGCAACACCGGCGCCGCCTGGAGCCTCTTCCACGATAACAATCATCTCCTCGCCGCCGTCTCCGCCCTCGCCCTCGTCGTCCTCTTCATCGCCCGCCACTACTTCGAGGCCCATACCCGCCCCGGTCAGGTCGCCCTCGGCCTCATCCTCGGCGGCATCGCCGGCAATCTCCTCGACCGCATCGTCCACCGCCACGTCGTGGATTTCATCTACTTCCACCTTCACCGCCGCGACGGCGTCGAACTCGGCTTCCCCGCCTTCAACATCGCCGATACCGCCATCTGCACCGGCGTCGGCATCGTCTTCCTGCTTTCCTGGCGGTCCCACCCGGATTCCCACCAGCCTCCCAACGCCACCGCCCCCCCGCCATCCCATCCAGCACCGTAA
- a CDS encoding aspartate-semialdehyde dehydrogenase, translated as MNRNPRVAVVGATGAVGVEMVETLVRRRFPLSSLTLLASARSAGRVLKAGGGEWKVEELKADSFGGLDLALFSAGGAISKEYAPLAARAGCVVVDNSSAFRMDEAVPLVVPEINPEDVRLHRGILANPNCTTAITLMALHPLHRAFGVVRIFASSYQAVSGTGAKAIDELRRQVGEVEAGREPTTEVYAHPIAFNVIPQVDGFLPDGYTKEEMKLQNEGRKIMHHPTFRASITCVRVPVYRAHSVAVSAEFERPVTPELAREVLSGAPGVDVVDEPEAGLYPMPLRASGLYNCQVGRIRRDCAMENGLAFWVSGDQLLKGAALNAVQIAELLL; from the coding sequence ATGAATCGGAATCCTCGGGTGGCGGTGGTGGGAGCCACGGGTGCGGTGGGTGTGGAGATGGTGGAGACGCTGGTGCGGCGGCGTTTTCCGCTGAGCTCGCTGACGCTGCTGGCGTCGGCGCGGTCGGCGGGGCGGGTGCTGAAGGCCGGGGGTGGGGAGTGGAAGGTGGAGGAATTGAAGGCGGATTCGTTCGGGGGCCTGGACCTGGCGCTGTTCAGCGCGGGGGGGGCGATCTCGAAGGAGTATGCGCCGCTGGCGGCGAGGGCGGGATGCGTGGTGGTGGACAACTCGAGCGCGTTCCGGATGGACGAGGCGGTGCCGCTGGTGGTGCCGGAGATCAACCCGGAGGATGTGCGGCTGCACCGTGGGATCCTGGCGAATCCGAACTGCACGACGGCGATCACGTTGATGGCGCTGCATCCGCTGCACCGGGCGTTCGGGGTGGTGCGGATCTTCGCGTCATCGTACCAGGCGGTGTCGGGGACGGGGGCGAAGGCGATCGATGAACTGCGGCGGCAGGTGGGCGAGGTGGAGGCGGGGCGGGAGCCGACGACGGAGGTCTATGCGCATCCGATCGCGTTCAATGTGATTCCGCAGGTGGATGGGTTTTTGCCGGACGGGTACACGAAGGAGGAGATGAAGCTGCAGAACGAGGGGCGGAAGATCATGCATCATCCGACGTTCCGGGCGAGCATCACGTGTGTGCGGGTGCCGGTGTACCGGGCGCATTCGGTGGCGGTGAGCGCGGAGTTCGAGCGGCCGGTGACGCCGGAGCTGGCCCGGGAGGTGTTGTCCGGGGCGCCGGGGGTGGATGTGGTGGACGAGCCGGAGGCGGGGCTGTACCCGATGCCGCTGCGGGCGAGCGGGCTTTACAACTGCCAGGTGGGGCGGATTCGACGGGACTGCGCGATGGAGAACGGGCTGGCGTTCTGGGTGTCGGGGGACCAGTTGCTGAAGGGGGCGGCTTTGAACGCGGTGCAGATTGCGGAGCTGCTGTTGTAG
- a CDS encoding ABC-F family ATP-binding cassette domain-containing protein encodes MLTFSGLSKAYGGRTLFADAALALVAGDRVGLVGPNGAGKSTLVRILLGQETADDGTVAFARGTRVGFLPQESAPAGDETVLDLALGHSHPPGGDPASAPESHPIPAPVDGETVARAKRILAGLAFRESDYDRPARQLSGGWVMRAHLARLLVWEPDLLMLDEPTNHLDLEVLLWVQDYLRSYPGALLLISHDREFLNRLSTHIVELRQGRLFKYTGNYESYLSQREATERALAATAKAQQRRIDQLQEFVDRFRAKNTKATQAQSKMKLIERLREDQVDCPDIDGPTVGFRFPQPERSGLRVIRLDGVRFAYGDLCVYPRLDFSAERGQRIVLVGPNGAGKSTLLKLLAGVLQPQAGEHALGHNVRAGYYAQYRLDTLNPDRSVLEEALDTPQRVTETAVRTVLGSFLFRGDDVFKPVSVLSGGEKSRLALVKLLLDPPNLLLMDEPTTHLDMPSVDALIAALLQYAGTLIFISHDVHFIRSISNHVVHVRAGQLTHYPGGYEYYLDKTRQSARDGLTGRGAALPDARPASASPSPTAPAEPSRKDQKRAAAEARQAQARERRDLQRRVTDLEKAIASLESREKELVAELEDPATYQAPGRAVAINRELQDLHQDLPLRHAEWEQAAEALQRLETP; translated from the coding sequence ATGTTGACCTTCAGCGGCCTCTCCAAAGCCTACGGCGGCCGGACGCTCTTCGCCGACGCCGCCCTTGCCTTGGTGGCCGGCGACCGCGTCGGACTCGTCGGCCCCAACGGCGCCGGCAAATCCACGCTGGTCCGCATCCTCCTCGGCCAGGAAACCGCCGATGACGGCACCGTCGCCTTCGCCCGCGGCACACGCGTCGGTTTTCTCCCCCAGGAAAGCGCCCCGGCCGGCGACGAAACCGTCCTCGATCTCGCCCTCGGTCACTCCCACCCCCCCGGCGGCGATCCCGCCTCCGCCCCGGAATCACACCCCATCCCCGCCCCCGTGGACGGCGAAACGGTCGCCCGCGCCAAACGCATCCTCGCCGGCCTGGCGTTTCGCGAGTCCGACTACGACCGCCCCGCCCGCCAGCTCAGCGGCGGCTGGGTCATGCGCGCCCACCTGGCCCGCCTCCTCGTCTGGGAACCCGACCTCCTGATGCTCGACGAACCGACCAACCATCTCGACCTCGAAGTCCTGCTCTGGGTCCAGGATTACCTCCGCTCCTATCCCGGCGCCCTCCTCCTCATCTCCCACGACCGCGAGTTCCTCAACCGCCTCTCCACCCACATCGTCGAACTCCGCCAGGGCCGCCTCTTCAAATACACCGGCAACTACGAAAGCTACCTCTCCCAGCGCGAAGCCACCGAACGCGCCCTCGCCGCCACCGCCAAGGCCCAGCAGCGCCGCATCGATCAACTCCAGGAGTTCGTGGACCGGTTCCGCGCCAAGAACACCAAGGCCACCCAGGCCCAGAGCAAGATGAAGCTCATCGAGCGGCTCCGGGAGGACCAGGTCGATTGCCCCGACATCGACGGCCCCACCGTCGGCTTCCGGTTCCCTCAACCGGAACGCAGCGGCCTCCGCGTCATCCGCCTCGACGGCGTCCGCTTCGCCTACGGCGACCTCTGTGTCTATCCCCGCCTCGATTTCTCCGCCGAGCGCGGACAACGCATCGTCCTCGTCGGCCCCAACGGCGCCGGCAAATCCACCCTCCTCAAACTCCTCGCCGGCGTCCTCCAGCCTCAGGCCGGCGAACACGCCCTCGGCCATAACGTCCGCGCCGGCTATTACGCCCAGTACCGCCTCGACACCCTCAACCCCGACCGCTCCGTCCTCGAAGAGGCCCTCGACACCCCCCAGCGCGTCACCGAAACCGCCGTCCGCACCGTCCTCGGCAGCTTCCTCTTCCGCGGTGACGATGTCTTCAAGCCCGTCAGCGTCCTCAGCGGCGGCGAGAAAAGCCGCCTCGCCCTGGTCAAACTCCTCCTCGACCCGCCCAACCTCCTCCTCATGGACGAGCCAACCACCCACCTCGACATGCCCAGCGTCGATGCCCTCATCGCCGCCCTCCTCCAGTACGCCGGCACCCTCATCTTCATCAGCCACGACGTCCATTTCATCCGTTCCATCTCCAATCACGTCGTCCACGTCCGCGCCGGCCAGCTCACCCACTACCCCGGCGGTTACGAGTACTACCTCGACAAAACCCGCCAGTCCGCCCGCGACGGCCTCACCGGCCGGGGCGCCGCCCTCCCCGACGCCCGCCCCGCTTCCGCCTCCCCTTCCCCAACCGCCCCCGCCGAACCGTCCCGCAAGGACCAGAAGCGTGCCGCCGCCGAAGCCCGCCAGGCCCAGGCCCGCGAACGCCGCGACCTCCAGCGCCGCGTCACCGACCTCGAAAAGGCCATCGCCTCCCTCGAATCCCGCGAAAAGGAACTCGTCGCCGAACTCGAAGACCCCGCCACCTACCAGGCCCCCGGCCGCGCCGTCGCCATCAACCGCGAACTCCAGGACCTCCACCAGGATCTCCCCCTCCGCCACGCCGAATGGGAACAGGCCGCCGAAGCCCTCCAACGCCTCGAAACCCCCTGA
- a CDS encoding SLC13/DASS family transporter produces the protein MSPTQSLLSPAEERFENVRRRLGFVAGPILFLLVWCLPIPGLDEPAHRLLAVIALVGAWWLSEALPLAATALIGPALCVVLGVANARDTLRPFSDPVIFLFLGGFLLAEAMIKHGLNRRIALTVLALPRVGSHPLGLFAGFGLLTAFLSAWVSNTATAAMMLPIAVAVLRELATRQDPEAGQAHRDWRHQPHATSLILVVAFAASLGGLATPIGTPPNLIGIGLIERSLDRKIAFFEWMRFALPAALVLTLLLIAHFHRVHRHSHAWNGNGATWIRAEAARLGPWSRPQIQIAAVFGSAIALWILPGLVALLAGRDAPASLFLRERLPEGIVALLAAGLLFALPATAGKGATERTLAWPDAARIDWGTILLFGGGMALGDLMFTTGLARWAGEGIAAAIPNPSVFSLTLLFALAGLIVSEATSNTASATMIVPVAIAVAQAAGVDPLQPAIASCLGCSLGFMLPVSTPPNALAYGSGAVPLLSMVRHGLWLDLVGCVVVVACVLALAPAR, from the coding sequence GTGTCCCCGACTCAAAGCCTCCTCTCCCCCGCCGAAGAACGCTTCGAAAACGTCCGCCGCCGCCTCGGCTTCGTCGCCGGCCCCATTCTCTTCCTACTCGTCTGGTGCCTTCCCATTCCCGGCCTCGATGAACCCGCCCACCGCCTCCTCGCCGTCATCGCGCTCGTCGGAGCCTGGTGGCTCAGCGAAGCCCTCCCCCTCGCCGCCACCGCCCTCATCGGACCCGCCCTCTGCGTCGTCCTTGGCGTGGCCAACGCCCGCGATACCCTTCGTCCCTTCTCGGATCCGGTGATCTTCCTCTTCCTCGGCGGATTCCTCCTCGCCGAGGCCATGATCAAGCACGGACTCAACCGCCGCATCGCCCTCACGGTCCTCGCCCTCCCCCGCGTCGGCTCGCATCCCCTCGGCCTGTTCGCCGGCTTCGGCCTCCTCACCGCCTTTCTCTCCGCCTGGGTCTCCAACACCGCCACCGCCGCCATGATGCTCCCCATCGCGGTCGCCGTTCTCCGCGAACTCGCCACCCGCCAGGACCCCGAAGCCGGCCAGGCCCACCGCGACTGGCGCCATCAACCTCATGCCACCAGTCTCATCCTCGTCGTGGCCTTCGCCGCTTCCCTCGGCGGTCTCGCCACCCCCATTGGCACCCCCCCCAACCTCATCGGCATCGGCCTCATCGAACGTTCCCTCGACCGCAAGATCGCCTTCTTCGAGTGGATGCGCTTCGCCCTCCCCGCCGCCCTCGTCCTGACCCTCCTCCTCATCGCCCACTTCCATCGGGTCCACCGTCACAGCCATGCCTGGAACGGGAACGGCGCCACCTGGATTCGGGCCGAAGCCGCCCGCCTGGGTCCATGGTCCCGCCCCCAGATCCAGATCGCCGCCGTCTTCGGCTCCGCCATCGCCCTCTGGATCCTGCCCGGTCTCGTCGCCCTCCTCGCCGGTCGCGACGCCCCCGCCTCCCTGTTCCTCCGCGAACGACTCCCCGAGGGCATCGTCGCCCTCCTTGCCGCCGGCCTCCTCTTCGCCCTCCCCGCCACGGCCGGAAAAGGCGCCACCGAACGCACCCTCGCCTGGCCCGACGCCGCCCGCATCGACTGGGGCACCATCCTCCTCTTCGGCGGCGGCATGGCCCTCGGCGACCTCATGTTCACCACCGGACTCGCCCGCTGGGCCGGCGAAGGCATCGCCGCCGCGATTCCCAATCCCTCCGTCTTCTCCCTCACCCTCCTTTTCGCCCTTGCCGGCCTCATCGTCAGCGAAGCCACCTCCAACACCGCCTCCGCCACCATGATCGTTCCCGTGGCCATCGCCGTCGCCCAGGCCGCCGGCGTCGATCCGCTTCAACCCGCCATCGCCTCCTGCCTCGGCTGCTCCCTCGGCTTCATGCTCCCCGTCTCCACCCCGCCCAACGCCCTCGCCTACGGCTCCGGCGCCGTCCCCCTCCTCAGCATGGTCCGCCACGGACTCTGGCTCGACCTCGTCGGCTGCGTCGTCGTCGTCGCCTGCGTCCTCGCCCTCGCCCCGGCCCGCTGA